Proteins found in one Zea mays cultivar B73 chromosome 1, Zm-B73-REFERENCE-NAM-5.0, whole genome shotgun sequence genomic segment:
- the LOC109943690 gene encoding uncharacterized protein — protein MVGRNGCRRHGHEPSSVLSVHGPVGGIVGRLCETPIRRGQPRTMGNLLPRCRNSDGDRASVRTTHVRSRESEDHPGTWNLKSQVKTRYCRMMLMEDAAMSS, from the exons ATGGTTGGACGGAATGGATGCCGCCGCCATGGGCACGAACCTTCATCGGTGCTCAGTGTTCATGGACCAGTTGGTGGGATTGTGGGCAGGCTTTGCGAGACCCCAATTCGACGAGGTCAGCCTCGGACCATGGGGAATCTCTTGCCGCGATGCCGCAACTCTGATGGGGACCGAGCCTCGGTGCGCACGACTCACG tgaggtcacgagaatctgaagatcatcctggtacctggaatctcaagtcccag gtcaagaccaggtactgcaggatgatgctcatggaagatgctgcgatgagttcgtga